In one Yarrowia lipolytica chromosome 1A, complete sequence genomic region, the following are encoded:
- a CDS encoding uncharacterized protein (Compare to YALI0A20768g, similar to uniprot|P36048 Saccharomyces cerevisiae YKL173w GIN10 U5 snRNP-specific protein), whose product MDDYDEFGNYIGEEVEEVVANGVEEVHIEEDQRIPDSDDEIEDDSKTEMVLNPDTAHLALEPMVRDMEVEGGNQQITLHEDKVYYPRMESVYGPGVEIVHNDRDGQSLEEPMVEPEREVIKEEGLPETTYQRDYQVAMMSQTEYIRNVSIVGNLHHGKTALCDMLIEATHKLTDEHSGHINGHVSRYTDTAAVEIERGVSTKTNPLSMLLADSKHKSHAMTFLDTPGHVNFYDEVICALSITEGALLVVDVVEGPLAGTKEAIRNAFRHSNTLTLCINKLDRLILDLRLPPADAYYKIANVIDEINIFIASEFGEERYFDPLTNVMFASAKFRFVFTLESMARKVTPNYTALTKRLWGNVFYNPETSAFSTQASSTAKRAFVYFVLEPLYKVFSTCLGEEPEKAVNMLSSLKLPKHSQKLDAEDLIRTACIAFFETYSPLVDILTRYIPAPKVGEEKEEAEKPTVVKVAKLIASADRESFYALSRIVSGSVRLGQKVKVLGAHYVPNEDEEDCADATITDLFVSQTRYKYTVVSAPVGNIVLIGGIDKTIIKNATVTTDKSIFPFSPLQFTPPVFKISIEPVNPSELPKMLDSLRKCQKSYPLLQTKVEESGEHVILGSGELYVDCVMHDMRLVFARDLNVKVSDPTTRFCETCVESSAIKTYAETPNKKSKITIIAEPLEEDVSKTISLGQITPTDKQGFAKLGYDALASRNVWAFGPTETSPNLLLNDTIPGEVNKQLLNSVKDSVVQGFMWATREGPLCEEPLRDVKFKVMDLDLADKAIFRGAGQIIPTTRRACYSSYLLAGPRLMEPIYSVHVTCPHAAVKVVLEVLEKRRGHLTSDTPIGGTTLYEVMGYVPVMDSFGLETDIRVATQGQALVSLIFNDWQVVPGDPLDRSIKLPSLQAMSGTSLARDFVVKTRRHKGLSDDPTVTKYLDDSLLKTLTESGLLG is encoded by the coding sequence ATGgacgactacgacgagTTTGGTAACTACATTGGcgaggaggtggaagaggttgTGGCCAACGgcgtggaggaggtgcaTATCGAGGAGGACCAACGGATCCCCGACAGCGACGATGAAATCGAGGACGACAGCAAGACGGAAATGGTGCTCAACCCCGACACGGCCCatctggctctggagccCATGGTGCGAGATATGGAGGTGGAAGGCGGCAACCAGCAGATCACGCTCCACGAAGACAAGGTCTACTACCCCAGAATGGAGTCTGTGTACGGTCCTGGAGTGGAAATCGTTCATAACGACAGAGATGGGCAGAGCCTGGAAGAACCCATGGTAGAGCCTGAAAGAGAggtcatcaaggaggagggatTGCCGGAGACCACATACCAGCGCGACTACCAGGTGGCAATGATGTCACAGACGGAGTACATTCGAAACGTGTCGATTGTGGGCAATCTTCATCATGGAAAGACTGCATTATGCGACATGCTGATTGAAGCGACACACAAGCTGACAGACGAGCATTCGGGCCATATCAACGGACACGTGTCCAGATACACAGATACTGCGGCCGTGGAGATCGAGCGAGGCGTCAGCACTAAGACCAACCCCCTGAGTATGCTGTTGGCCGACTCCAAGCACAAGTCGCATGCCATGACATTTCTCGACACtcccggtcacgtgaatttCTACGACGAGGTTATTTGTGCTTTGTCCATCACCGAAGGAGCTCTGCTGGTCGTGGACGTGGTGGAGGGACCTTTGGCAGGTACTAAGGAGGCTATCCGCAACGCATTCAGACACAGTAACACTCTGACTCTCTGCATTAACAAGTTGGATCGGCTGATTCTGGATCTACGACTGCCACCGGCCGATGCCTACTACAAGATTGCCAACGTGATCGACGAAATCAACATATTTATTGCCTCCGAATTTGGCGAGGAGCGGTACTTTGATCCCCTCACCAACGTCATGTTTGCTTCGGCCAAGTTCCGATTTGTGTTCACTCTGGAGTCCATGGCACGCAAGGTGACCCCCAACTATACCGCGCTGACGAAGCGGCTGTGGGGAAACGTGTTCTACAACCCCGAAACCAGCGCATTTTCTACACAAGCATCTTCCACGGCCAAACGAGCCTTCGTGTACTTCGTACTGGAGCCTCTGTACAAGGTTTTTTCTACCTGtcttggagaagagccTGAGAAGGCTGTTAATATGCTCAGTTCTCTGAAGCTGCCCAAACATTCTCAGAAACTGGACGCAGAAGACCTTATCAGAACGGCATGCATCGCCTTCTTTGAGACCTACTCTCCATTGGTCGACATTCTAACACGATACATCCCGGCACCAAAGGTGggcgaggagaaggaagaggccGAGAAACCTACAGTTGTCAAGGTGGCCAAATTAATTGCATCAGCCGACAGAGAATCGTTCTATGCGTTGTCTAGAATCGTTTCTGGCTCCGTGCGACTGGGCCAGAAGGTTAAGGTGTTGGGTGCCCATTATGTGCCCAACGAGGACGAAGAAGATTGCGCGGATGCAACTATCACAGACCTGTTTGTGTCCCAAACaagatacaagtatacTGTGGTCTCTGCGCCTGTGGGCAACATTGTTCTGATTGGAGGTATCGATAAAACTATCATCAAGAATGCCACAGTGACCACAGACAAGTCCATCTTCCCCTTTTCTCCTCTACAGTTTACTCCTCCAGTTTTCAAGATTTCAATTGAGCCCGTGAACCCTTCAGAGCTCCCCAAGATGCTTGATTCTCTGAGAAAGTGTCAAAAGTCCTATCCCCTGCTTCAAACTaaggtggaggagtccGGAGAGCATGTCATATTGGGCTCAGGAGAGCTTTACGTGGACTGCGTTATGCATGATATGAGACTGGTGTTTGCTCGTGACCTTAATGTTAAGGTGTCTGACCCCACAACCCGGTTCTGCGAGACTTGTGTGGAGTCCAGTGCTATCAAAACATACGCAGAGACCCCCAACAAAAAGTCCAAAATCACAATCATCGCCGAGCctctggaagaagacgtaTCAAAGACCATATCTCTGGGCCAAATCACACCTACAGACAAGCAGGGCTTTGCAAAGCTCGGATACGATGCTCTAGCGTCTAGAAACGTCTGGGCATTTGGTCCTACAGAGACCAGTCCTAACCTGCTTCTTAACGACACGATTCCTGGTGAAGTCAACAAACAGCTTCTCAATTCTGTGAAGGACAGTGTTGTTCAGGGTTTCATGTGGGCTACTCGAGAAGGTCCTCTGTGCGAAGAGCCTCTTAGAGACGTCAAATTTAAGGTGATGGATCTTGATTTGGCTGACAAGGCCATTTTCCGAGGCGCTGGCCAGATCATTCCCACTACCAGACGTGCATGTTACTCCAGTTACTTGCTGGCTGGGCCTAGACTTATGGAGCCCATCTACTCtgtccacgtgacctgtCCTCATGCTGCTGTCAAGGTTGTTCTTGAGGTTCTAGAGAAGCGCCGAGGTCATCTCACTTCTGACACTCCTATTGGTGGCACTACTCTCTACGAGGTTATGGGCTACGTTCCTGTCATGGACTCGTTTGGTCTTGAAACCGACATCCGAGTGGCTACACAGGGTCAGGCTCTTGTTTCTCTCATCTTCAACGACTGGCAGGTTGTTCCTGGAGATCCTCTGGACAGAAGCATTAAgcttccttctcttcaggCCATGAGCGGCACTTCTCTTGCTCGAGACTTTGTGGTCAAGACTAGACGACATAAGGGCTTGTCGGACGATCCTACCGTCACCAAGTACCTCGATGACTCGTTGCTGAAGACTCTTACAGAGAGTGGCCTGTTGGGATAA
- a CDS encoding uncharacterized protein (Truncated form of YALI0A20790g, no similarity), whose protein sequence is MFAPQPEMFAPPPDSPLPATPNSDSPIHTPRQIKEQLEQIPERPNSEGTFDFGIMDAEAINKEEEEEEEEEENDVFEYPALFEQCEIIQEALDDPSTCDFVIASESGEVPVHSLILKARWPHFKLICDRDSTIENQQNRSLSLSQHPHTWVKAMVDCIYGVDPHIDDFDTLLKLMMFAEVYQVQQLHEFVNYKISFIKLNPVLMCQLWKAAYTCDNSFLLDRCAAFYTRHVEEVSSCQDLEGLTKPEMAELLRHVRRSKPEFADEQPKYAFSRGQTISLAPITSVGRNSI, encoded by the coding sequence ATGTTCGCACCTCAACCAGAAATGTTTGCACCTCCACCTGATTCACCTCTTCCAGCTACACCCAACTCCGATTCACCCATACATACTCCACGGCAGATCAAGGAACAACTGGAACAGATTCCTGAACGGCCCAATTCAGAAGGCACTTTTGATTTCGGAATTATGGACGCAGAAGCTATCAAtaaagaggaagaagaagaagaagaagaagaagaaaacgACGTGTTTGAGTATCCGGCTCTGTTTGAGCAGTGTGAAATCATTCAAGAGGCTCTGGATGACCCTTCCACTTGCGACTTTGTCATTGCATCTGAATCAGGAGAAGTGCCCGTCCATTCTCTGATTTTGAAAGCTCGATGGCCTCACTTCAAACTCATATGTGACCGAGATTCGACAATTGAAAACCAACAGAACAGAAGCTTGAGTCTCTCACAGCATCCCCATACGTGGGTCAAAGCCATGGTGGACTGTATCTACGGTGTTGACCCCCACATTGACGACTTCGATACTCTGCTCAAACTCATGATGTTTGCCGAGGTATATCAGGTTCAACAATTGCACGAGTTTGTCAACTACAAAATTTCATTCATCAAATTGAACCCCGTGCTCATGTGTCAGCTGTGGAAAGCTGCCTACACTTGCGACAACAGCTTTCTCCTGGACAGATGTGCGGCGTTCTACACTCGTCATGTGGAAGAGGTGTCCTCCTGCCAAGATCTCGAAGGACTCACAAAGCCAGAAATGGCTGAGCTGCTACGACATGTCCGACGCTCAAAGCCTGAATTCGCCGACGAACAACCAAAATACGCCTTCAGCCGTGGACAGACCATTAGCTTGGCTCCAATAACTAGCGTGGGTCGCAATAGTATATGA
- a CDS encoding uncharacterized protein (Truncated form of YALI0A20790g, no similarity) — protein sequence MKFSLKKSTTQTPDSPPPEEEETLAEEPTTDPAIRTFSLGDVVLTDVVSCKDELKEVHMGYLNDQCYIVIDNFAPTLLSPKSQYVHIMAGRIKFTISEEMTRMADRAFLVLTETLEPPKKRGIHLNTLQLDEDLSIKPTWRQGRVCS from the coding sequence ATGAAGTTTTCACTGAAAAAGTCTACGACGCAAACGCCAGACTCGCCGCCCCccgaagaggaagagaccCTGGCAGAAGAACCCACCACGGACCCGGCCATCAGAACATTCAGTCTGGGAGATGTGGTTTTGACAGATGTGGTGTCATGCAAGGATGAGCTGAAGGAAGTCCATATGGGCTATCTCAATGACCAGTGTTATATTGTGATCGACAACTTCGCCCCTACTCTATTGTCTCCAAAGTCGCAATATGTGCATATCATGGCGGGAAGGATCAAGTTCACCATTAGTGAAGAAATGACACGCATGGCAGACAGAGCCTTTTTGGTGCTCACAGAGACCCTGGAGCCGCCAAAAAAGCGAGGAATCCATCTCAATACGCTCCAGCTGGACGAAGATCTCAGTATCAAGCCCACATGGAGACAGGGACGCGTATGCAGCTAG
- a CDS encoding uncharacterized protein (Compare to YALI0A20812g, no similarity): MSLHNKFPYNHPRDVGVPTPSPSRNNTALLAASAAFSTLAFMVAAYSLMDTNDIQANPTRIVCCLGFFPTTIVMTRVVTLSWRSRAAFCLAVSCVNALIATIIMTLCDPLLGHVFLSLSTAGTVCYYKAHIVDIHDDQEGPCSTEDSYQAAALVFCYMACAVPLWTQIGCAHVMLIVLNCGIMYFLTVRPTIISRILALLVIILSSLYLMCTSQGPAGGLHLVFMAIAAELTIDYSKYNTLGEKKSTHDTLAFLCFICGLATLGVALNESQPREFLTVYLAVFLSLTVNAMSATRYSDKIVHMVHTVLWSWLVSVYMMNQSYHHGIIHAMLSVTTICIYSEMDLPERDSKVRETPLRYIASTVCIIAGLLTIDIWTKHVLDLVLEPDNVVMLNIMAGFFQMLFCFAPLCILDENHEGDIGHQDALLLFLGVASIQIGTGVAQVYFISYFKGIVVLALSLFSVIICWAEYVKASSPENTDAGGCEKSMV, translated from the coding sequence ATGTCGCTTCACAACAAGTTCCCATATAATCACCCACGCGATGTGGGCGTCCCTACACCAAGCCCCTCTAGAAACAACACCGCTCTACTAGCTGCCTCTGCAGCTTTCTCGACCCTCGCCTTCATGGTTGCAGCATACTCATTGAtggacacaaacgacaTACAGGCCAACCCTACACGGATCGTCTGCTGTCTGGGGTTCTTTCCCACAACCATCGTCATGACACGGGTAGTCACGTTGTCTTGGAGATCGCGAGCAGCCTTCTGCCTCGCTGTGTCGTGTGTCAACGCTCTCATCGCTACCATTATTATGACACTGTGTGATCCCCTGCTTGGCCATGTCTTTCTCTCACTCTCGACAGCAGGTACCGTCTGTTATTACAAGGCACACATTGTCGATATCCACGACGACCAAGAAGGCCCCTGCTCGACTGAGGACTCCTATCAAGCTGCAGCTCTCGTGTTCTGCTACATGGCCTGTGCTGTGCCCCTGTGGACACAGATTGGATGCGCGCATGTTATGCTGATTGTGCTCAACTGTGGAATAATGTACTTTCTTACAGTTAGACCTACCATAATCTCTCGCATTCTCgccctcctcgtcatcatACTGTCTTCGCTGTACCTCATGTGCACTTCTCAGGGACCTGCTGGTGGCCTTCATCTTGTTTTCATGGCAATTGCTGCAGAGCTCACCATTGACTACTCGAAGTACAATACCCTGGGCGAAAAGAAATCTACCCATGATACCTTGGCCTTTCTATGTTTTATTTGTGGACTAGCTACATTGGGTGTGGCCCTGAATGAGTCCCAGCCAAGAGAGTTCCTGACGGTCTACTTGGCGGTGTTTCTATCTTTGACCGTCAATGCCATGTCGGCAACCAGATACAGCGACAAGATAGTTCATATGGTTCATACTGTGCTCTGGTCCTGGTTGGTGTCGGTGTACATGATGAACCAGAGCTACCACCACGGTATTATTCACGCTATGCTTTCGGTGACCACAATCTGCATCTACAGCGAAATGGATCTTCCAGAACGTGACTCCAAAGTCCGTGAGACGCCACTAAGATACATTGCTAGCACAGTATGCATTATTGCCGGGCTATTGACCATCGACATTTGGACCAAGCATGTGCTAGACCTGGTTTTAGAGCCAGACAATGTGGTCATGCTTAATATAATGGCAGGATTTTTCCAGATGCTATTTTGTTTTGCTCCACTCTGCATCCTAGATGAGAACCACGAGGGGGACATCGGCCATCAGGACGCTCTGCTGCTTTTTCTGGGGGTCGCCAGTATCCAGATTGGTACTGGCGTAGCCCAGGTGTATTTTATTTCCTATTTCAAGGGTATTGTTGTCTTGGCACTATCCCTTTTCTCTGTGATTATTTGCTGGGCAGAGTATGTGAAGGCATCTTCGCCAGAAAACACAGATGCCGGAGGTTGCGAGAAATCCATGGTTTAA
- a CDS encoding uncharacterized protein (Compare to YALI0A20834g, weakly similar to uniprot|Q02959 Saccharomyces cerevisiae YPL116W HOS3 protein, similar to Saccharomyces cerevisiae HOS3 (YPL116W); ancestral locus Anc_8.607), producing MRWATGTIHTCGEAISQGVKKYLSMKFSKSKCVLNPFSGHMNTLRFSKHPISCLKYTVQIKSTHDALHLHSTKTTTKMEYQERQQTPENGSQQPNGNHRIPKPWDKNFQQQSHTQQPYTPQVVKQEPPQTPSAYYTPHTRSAPGGEDMSHGQRYNGYIKQEPGLEDGAAIDPALFDMGASGTVSSVPPSAPHSGHSSRHSSPAIPSTQFQTPHVSHRNTPEATPLKLATPEATPLKTETPAVVPETPVHKIVATSSDDYDAVTSFKIAIDKIYPGCFSGTAQTLIVQSPLSYKHTFGRSWMGKKYKDSLVERPERLKATSLGVGAAIANNPGKFEIEESVRQANLSSEHVTAVHGVEYINLLEKLCLESKDKLEAGQLELPPGWPEGDIYLSPETLTALKGVVGAVERGVDALYDSDVSETLQKLSIGDTPPPEGKTSTFSQAFVNIRPPGHHCHACDPSGFCLINNAHVAIQYAAKQYGVTHAVILDFDLHHGDGSQDICWSQVNVGADTTPEHTPEPEKKHSYPSPTIGYFSVHDINSFPTELGYATPDALRNASTCLMGHGLAIWNVHLEPYETEEEFWQLYRKYCVLFEKANEFFFRAQREAREAGREFKPLVVLSAGFDASEHEGKGMQRHSVNVPVEFYHRFSKDSAALASYYKGKLLSLLEGGYSDAALSTGVWSHLTGLLGREWNADIGSQATARDAEKVCRNKESRTRKGDNILDSLRMGKLLWPDVGLPPPPSTRTRRPRAANQT from the coding sequence ATGAGGTGGGCTACaggtacaatacatacatgTGGAGAAGCCATCAGTCAGGGTGTCAAGAAGTATTTGTCTATGAAGTTTTCAAAGTCCAAATGTGTCCTCAATCCCTTTTCTGGTCACATGAACACTCTCCGTTTCAGTAAACACCCTATCTCATGTCTCAAATATACGGTTCAGATTAAGTCCACACATGACGCGTTACATCTGCACTCCACCAAAACAACAACCAAGATGGAGTATCAGGAGCGGCAACAGACACCTGAAAACGGCAGTCAACAGCCAAATGGAAACCATCGAATCCCCAAACCGTGGGACAAGAATTTTCAGCAACAATCTCACACCCAGCAGCCTTATACCCCCCAAGTTGTGAAACAAGAGCCACCCCAAACACCAAGCGCCTATTACACGCCGCATACACGATCCGCCCCAGGAGGTGAAGACATGTCTCATGGACAGCGATATAACGGATATATCAAGCAGGAGCCTGGACTGGAGGATGGAGCAGCTATCGACCCAGCTCTGTTCGACATGGGTGCCTCTGGTACTGTGTCTTCAGTACCTCCCTCAGCACCTCATTCGGGCCATTCTTCACGACACTCAAGTCCAGCCATACCTTCCACACAATTTCAGACCCCTCATGTCAGTCACAGAAATACTCCTGAAGCAACTCCGCTCAAGTTGGCCACCCCTGAAGCCACTCCCTTGAAAACAGAAACCCCTGCAGTTGTCCCTGAGACACCTGTTCACAAGATTGTGGCCACCTCCTCAGATGATTACGACGCTGTGACGTCATTCAAGATTGCAATTGACAAGATATATCCTGGGTGCTTCTCGGGAACTGCCCAGACGCTAATTGTTCAATCTCCCCTATCGTACAAACACACTTTTGGTCGTTCATGGatgggaaaaaaatacaagGACTCGTTGGTGGAACGACCCGAGCGGCTCAAGGCTACATCTCTAGGTGTTGGCGCGGCTATCGCAAACAACCCGGGCAAGTTTGAGATTGAAGAGTCTGTCAGACAGGCTAATTTGTCCAGTGAGCATGTGACAGCTGTCCATGGCGTTGAGTATATCAACttgctggagaagctgtgTCTGGAATCAAAGGACAAGCTTGAAGCTGGCCAATTGGAACTGCCTCCTGGTTGGCCCGAGGGTGACATCTATTTGTCCCCTGAGACACTGACTGCTCTAAAGGGCGTGGTAGGTGCAGTTGAGCGTGGTGTGGACGCACTGTATGATTCAGATGTCTCCGAAACTCTCCAGAAACTCTCAATTGGCGACACACCACCTCCCGAGGGAAAGACAAGCACTTTTTCGCAGGCGTTTGTTAACATTAGACCGCCAGGGCACCATTGTCACGCCTGCGACCCTTCCGGGTTCTGTCTAATCAACAATGCCCATGTGGCCATCCAATATGCTGCTAAGCAATACGGCGTGACACATGCAGTCATCCTTGATTTTGATCTGCACCACGGAGATGGGTCACAAGACATTTGTTGGTCGCAGGTGAACGTGGGTGCAGACACCACGCCCGAACACACCCCTGAGcccgagaagaagcacTCCTATCCGTCTCCCACCATTGGGTATTTTAGTGTGCATGACATCAACAGTTTCCCTACAGAGCTAGGCTATGCCACTCCAGATGCCCTTAGAAATGCGTCTACTTGTCTCATGGGCCATGGTCTAGCCATTTGGAACGTCCATCTTGAGCCGTACGAAACCGAAGAGGAGTTTTGGCAGCTCTACAGAAAGTACTGTGTGCTATTCGAAAAGGCCAACGAGTTCTTTTTCAGGGCCCAGCGTGAGGCTCGGGAGGCAGGGCGCGAGTTTAAGCCCTTGGTGGTGCTATCAGCTGGCTTTGATGCATCCGAGCATGAAGGTAAGGGCATGCAGCGACACTCGGTGAACGTGCCTGTGGAGTTCTACCACCGCTTTTCCAAGGACTCGGCCGCACTGGCGTCTTATTACAAGGGCAAGCTTCTCTCTTTACTCGAAGGAGGCTACTCTGACGCAGCTCTATCGACCGGAGTATGGAGCCACCTAACGGGTCTTTTGGGGAGAGAGTGGAACGCGGATATCGGTTCTCAGGCTACAGCGCGGGACGCTGAAAAGGTGTGCCGCAACAAAGAATCGCGGACACGCAAGGGCGATAATATTTTGGACTCATTGCGAATGGGCAAATTGCTCTGGCCTGACGTAGGGttgccacctcctccttcgaCCCGTACTCGCCGGCCTAGAGCAGCTAATCAAACTTAA
- a CDS encoding uncharacterized protein (Compare to YALI0A20867g, YALI-IPF40170 YALI0A20856g YALI0A20878g weakly similar to uniprot|Q12159 Saccharomyces cerevisiae YDR381w YRA1 RNA annealing protein, similar to Saccharomyces cerevisiae YRA1 (YDR381W); ancestral locus Anc_5.458), with protein MSNLDQSLDEIISAAPKRSNRKNRRGASAAGNGGVQKATPAAPKAGTPKNKQQKQQQQKKVAAIVNPIDEAKKLASKVIISNLPQDIGEDAIRDYFKTEIGPISACTMVYNKGGHPAGIVNVTFKRQGDAAKAADKFNGTSIDRGKRYMKVELVYDPSKTPLSARLQPKPEPAPAKATVNAAAKAKQQQQQQQKKKATKPKPKKAPKKTVEQLDAEMADYFQD; from the exons ATGTCCAACCTCGACCAGTCCCTCGACGAGATCATCTCCGCTGCCCCCAAGCGATCCAACCGAAAGAACCGACGAGGAGCAAGCGCTGCTGGAAACGGTGGAGTCCAGAAGGCCACCCCTGCCGCCCCCAAGGCTGGTACCCCCAAGaacaagcagcagaagcagcagcagcagaagaaggtcGCTGCTATTGTCAACCCCattgacgaggccaagaagctcgcCAGCAAGGTCATTATTTCCAACCTGCCCCAGGACATTGGCGAGGACGCCATTCGA GACTACTTCAAGACTGAGATCGGACCCATTTCCGCCTGCACCATGGTCTACAACAAGGGTGGACACCCTGCCGGAATCGTCAATGTCACCTTCAAGCGACAAGGTGAtgctgccaaggccgcCGACAAGTTCAACGGTACTTCCATCGACCGTGGAAAGCGATACATGAAG GTTGAGTTGGTTTACGACCCTTCCAAGACCCCTCTGTCTGCCCGACTCCagcccaagcccgagcctGCTCCCGCCAAGGCCACCGTCAACGCTgccgccaaggccaagcagcagcagcagcagcagcagaagaagaaggccactaagcccaagcccaagaaggcccccaagaagaCTGTGGAGCAGCTCGATGCCGAGATGGCTGACTACTTCCAGGATTAA